The Gossypium raimondii isolate GPD5lz chromosome 2, ASM2569854v1, whole genome shotgun sequence genome segment aaatgtTAATAAGGTAAGTAGGTAAATAGCTACTTAATTATCACTTagtagaaaatattaagttgattttattttattaaaaattgaaagaaattatcatttttttaaatgagatattcaaattaacatatttatctCTCATCcaaaactattcaaaataatataaattattatattaataaaattaaaaataaaaataaataattttcaaaaattaatatttaattttatcaaacaacataattatattcaatgcttatatttactaatttatcaAAGAATTttctaacataaaattaatactTATAAAATTCAATGAAAATTCAATAGTTAATTTTTCAAGTACACTTAAGTTTTCAGTTTATCAAACAAGCCCttagagaatatatatatatatatatatatatatatttatatatatatttatataaaagctcatttaaaaataaaataattgaagattttcaaaaaaaaaaatttccttaaaaaaactTTGGGACACTCATTTTTATGtcttaaaaagggaaaaaaaaataacCCTATAGTGTATGAAGTTAGGCCAGCTCTTTAAAATGTTTGGGCTATTGGACGTTTTAGCCTACCCACTTTCCtttatatcaattaggtcctTTCAATTTGGGCCTCTTATGATGAGAAGAAAAtcagaaatatataaattatttttttcattacaatatgtttatgttttttttttctttttatgtattatttaaattaatcatattaaaaatagatatactatttatcatataaatattaaaaaatgttaaatttctttttgtttaaaatttaataaaataaaaatatgtaatggTAGTGAAatctatataattatattttaaaaataaaagataacaaAACCGACATGTCTAAATGGCTTGTGTTAGCTAATTATAAATATACACGAGGTtagataaaatttgatattcatATTTTGGACCGGGATGGGCTTAGAAAATTAAGTACAATGTCGAAGCCATACATGAGCTCTATCAAATCCGACTCATAAACACCTCTACAAGCCACCGACCAAAGGTGTTTATGGGTCGTTAAGCTTAGTTCGAGCCAGTacgatattaacataatttataattgtctaagcaaaacaatatataaaattaatttatgctatttttcatttaatatttaataattttgtaaactaCTTACGTAACCACTCAAGTTTTAGGGCATTCTTGTTTTGGTTATTGAAAaagtgttttctttttttgttaatttcgtATTTCGGtttgatcaattttaaattctagtaagtccaatattaaaatgtattttgtCATCAAACAAAATGCTAACATGATCTTTAGAATAATAAGAAATTTAGCTTTCAagattcatacattttattaatttggtcacgatttaaaaaaatctaactttacaaaatatataaattattaaatttatgaaaaaattcaaaaaaattataaattagataAAAGTATTATGCAGGCTCTTGTGCTAGCAACCGGATTGCAATTTActccctctactaaaaaatgggcaaatgAGTTCTTGCACATCAGACCAAAGAGTAAAGCGGTCctactattaaaaaattcatccatttttacaGTTAAAGTTTGGTCCCTATACATCAACATCTGGTACGTATGGCATGCCACGTGTTACTATTCGATTATTCTGTTAGCCATGCCGGTGTTAAACAGCAGAAattgatggaatttttaacagaaaagactagtttactttttaatataatgtattactaatttatttttttaatagaaaaaataaaatgcaatctaatACCTAATATCCaggaatttcatttcatatgaTGCCTTTGTTGATCATCACTAGTTTTCTGCCCCTGGTGTTGGTGGTGCTGGTGCCCAAGTACCCACATATCTTTCTGGTTCTACCACCAATTGCCATCAACTGCAAACTCTGCTGAAAGAAAGCTGACAAATCCTCCACTGCTAAACTTTTGCCAATTTGCACCAATAACGTtgaagaaagaaacagaattatATATAGTAACGAAGACAGAAGTACATTGTTTGCCATTTCCAGCTTCCTATaggctattttttttttttttgttaaagaaaCACGATGTCAGAAATTAATGGAAATCATTGAAGGAAAGAAATTGGAGAGAATCGGTGATGGAGTTCCTTCAAtcttaaattgcattttatcttttttattacGAAAAAGTAAGTAAATTAACCCATTAGATCGAAGAATAAATCgatatttctgttaaaaattttattcattttttactattaaaagtCGGTCATTGACTCATTGTACCTCAACATGAGGTACACGTGGCACACCATGTGTCACTATATAGTTATTCTGTCAACTAccccaatttttaataatacaagtggatgaaatttttaacagcaATGACCAATTTACTAATTTGCCCATATCTTAGTAAAGGaggtaaaatgtaatctaacttTTAGTATAAGAGCatctataatacttttacctgAGACAAACTAGTAAAGAAAGGATGTTTGTTTGAACCAATAGAAACTCCAAGAGTTGCCCGTTGATATAGCAACAAGCTTTATGTCATCTTTTTTAACAGGTTGATATATAGACATGTTCATGAGTCAGGTTGCCCGCCTAAATTCAAAGGCTCGCCCAAAATTTGGGAgagtttagacaaaaatattatGCTCAAAAAATAAACTTGGGGAATATATTAGCCCGTTCAAAATGTGGGTCAAGCTCGAGTTTGAACATTCAAAGCTTGAACCTAACCTAGTCgatttttaagtttgtaatattttataatatgcaatttataacacataaaaatgaACTACAtggtaatatataatattactacaacgtaaacattaaaaaatgttaaaatgattatagataattttttaataaataaagatatataaaaatttaaatattaaatttgaaacaagataaatatatattttacatttaaaaaaaataggggcAGATTTTAAATGGACTTAAGTTAGCCATTTAAAAATATGAGGATATTTGagtcaaattttaaacccataTTTTGAGCCGAACTGGATTAGACAAATATAATATGTATTAATACTTTcttatctttaaaatttgatgatgtggcactattttattggtgcctaaaaccttagtttttaggattattttaatctaaattattcCCTTATAGATAACAATACCACTGACGTGTGCATGGTACGGAAATGAAAACTAGTCAACACCCTAAAACTAACATATATTATACATTAATGCTAGGTAACATACATTGATTCCAATTGGATGATTACAAAATAGCTTTGTTTTGGGCATTGAATTAGGCTGATAAGCAGCTAAAAACTATATTTTCATTAATCCCACCAGAAGCTACAAACCCATTGGTACCTGCTCTTCCATATAGCAGTAATGGAAGTGACTTTGTCTCCACTTCGTTTCTCTGGCTTGCCTTCACCACCATATTTGATCTCTCCTCAGCAATGGTAGCTTCTTTTTTCTCAAATCTTCTTCTTATAACGTACTCTTCGGGAATAAACACATCCATTTTGAATTGATATTCCCTGaagaatatgaataaaaatggtgaaagtGACTATGAATGGTTGAATGAAAGTGAAGTAAGATCCTAttcctatatatatttataggagAAAGAGATAGGGGGATACCATGGGCGTTGGTCCCAtgtttttgcttgtttttttaacacttTATGGGGCTTCCAATGCTATGGTTCCGGACCAAGTTTTTCGAGAAAAAAGATGGCATTGCGAGCATGTGTGGAGGCAATCCGACAAGTTTGATTAGAATAGAGATgttgagatttaatttaatttaagctaGGGTCTACCTGTGGGAACCCATCAGTCAAAGTTTCAAGCTTGGATACCATACATGCATGTTCTTTTCTTCCACGTATGATGTAagaattgaatatttaaaaacatttctaGTGCCAAATAGAAAAGGTTAAAATTCTTAATGTCGGTAATTTTTCCAATATAATGATAGAGCATGTTATAATATATTGTAACAACACGAATAATATTGTTATATCACTCCGCCATATGGATATGTGTCAGTAAAGTAGAAGGTGTTGATCTCTTCCTTGACTCTACTTGAGATAATTGTCACGAGACTAGAATTTTAATCTCACAAATGTGAGGTTTTAgcttaaaatttgtttaagtcAATCTAACTCTCGAAAGTGAGAATTCACAAAGGAAATTCTCTAAGGCATTGAAATAAAGCGGAAACAAATTCAAAGCGAAACAGTAATGAAAGATCTGAGAAAGCCACAATAAAGCAATACACAAAggtttttgaataaatgttctCAAATATATTCAGTAACTCTAGGgaagacctctatttatagttgagatCCTCTAAATCCAACGGTATAGTTTAAATCACATCCATGGTTGAGACCAAAGCCTATCTATAAGATGAGAGTCCTAAGAGATTTAAACACTATACAATCTTATCCCTTAGGGTTACAAAATATTTACCATCATAACTCTACTTTTATTGGAGTGTTTCACTGGACTACCAATGCTTCAAGTAGATAGGTTTCTTCATATGTTCCATGAATTGAGCTAGTTTAAGTGAGTCAAATGAACCCCATTTAATCAGTTGACCTCCATGGAACGTTTTGTGTGCATTCGTCACGGGCTTTGATCCGCGCTCATGACGCAATGCCCTGGTCGATCACCCGTCTCAACTAGAGGAGTAGCATCATTCATTTTTCAAAGCCACCTACTAGAATAGTACTTCGGACGACCCACCCGCTTCAATACAATAAGAAGCCTATTTAGGCGTAACAACCTTATACTAATTGAAGGCATAACGAAACCTCATACTAATTGAAGGCAATAAGTTGacattttttactattattattattattattattaaaaaaattgaatttcgaaaaacttaataattaaataaaaaattcatttagataatcaaaataaaatacacTATCAATATGTAATATCCtcaaaaattaatgatttaaatagtaaataaaagttttaataatttcattttggatttaaactaatggaattttatattaatattgagcATTACGAAGTATGATTGTGATacatttgtatataaattttcgTGGTcggtttatttattaattactatatggtttcttttggataatattatttatttattacaacTGTCAAGTTTAATGAAGAAAACAGCAGTTGTACCCCCAAAcaaaagatgaaataaaaaagttcagcaaatagataaaaataacataataatttatttctcctctatctttttatttaatttttcgttttttttagtatatctgttaattttattaacctgACATCCACGGGGTAGTCTACGCAGTGACAAAATTAAGGGATCTGGTAAGGACCTTGACCCCGCTTGAtaggaaaattttcttttttaacccctcttaaaatataaatcattcaaattaagtttttcactttttgaataaatggaaaattttcatttttagcacctttaaaaatataaacaatgtaatttaagcattttagtacaaaaaaaatttaaccttgGCCCCTCCAAAAGTCTATAATTTTCTCTCGCCCCCAAATAAAATTTCTAGCTTTGCCCCTGAGTCCATGTGTATGTCatgttaacaattaattaaaattttaaaattaaaatatttttatacttcttaaataattttactaattttaattctttaaaaaatattttttatatttttttgaattttttaaaatttttaaaaaataattaattactgaCATGTCATGACAATCCACGTGTATGCCACGCCACGTCAACAAAGTTATCAGATattaacttttccatctattttaaagtgatttgataaataatacaaatttaaagacTATTTTAGTTGTAAAACCTTCAAAGCTGaaatattatacatacatacgaactttagaataatatatatatatcctaactacaaaataaaaaaattatatctaaattttgatataatccTAGTTAATATCGTATAAGtggatatattatttttctattattattatttatatataacgATATATcgatatgttattattttgaatttattcatattttaaaaatattttaatatatatgaaaatattcataaattaaataaaatttaatatataaattttaaaaatataatacattattcAACAAATCCAAAAATATAATACTTGCCATCAATCCTTCCGGTAGTTCATTTTAGTAactcaaaaataataagatattagttttttatattaaatgttatatattataattaaatttgattaagataatatatttttattaaaatagttatttttaattaaaataattcattttttagcATTATTCATGTGGATTAGTTATGTACCGGTTGGTATACATTATTCCgataaataagaataaaatgagGCAAAACGTAATGGTATGACCAATTAGAGTTGATTAGTTATGTAATCGGACTGGCCCGGCCCatattaaatacatatttaatatatagaatatatttttaattaaaaataaaaatatatatttaatatataattcgggccgggttcgggctAAAAAAGTTTTACCTGAGGCCCGGCCTGTTTTTTAAACGAGCCtcttttttttgcccaaactcatatttcgggcctatatttttacccgaatctTACCATTTTTTGGGCGggccatcgggccgggccggataacccaacccatgatcacctctatgACCAATACAAGCCGAAGCTTTCATTGTAATGCAAAGTATAGTTTAGGGTCCGATTTATTATCAAAACGAGATGTACCAGTTGATAAAACATGagtatatatatcttttaaatgtATGAAAAAATTAgggatatatataaaaactatacatgaactttagTTCAATGTATAatgttatatatgaactttaatttttgtgcaattttatatatgaaattttaattagattcgATTGAATTAGCACCATTTTGCGCTAATATATTGCGTACACAAATAgttatattaatcaaatatatgcattcgtttctttaaatgtgtataattgaatcaaaatcaaagtttaatgtatatatatacatgaacgacaatttaagtttcatgtgtataattacataaaatcagGTTAATGCATGAAATTGCACATTTAACGAAAGTTAACCCTGAAAACTATAATTTAAATCGTCCATGAAAGACTTGGTGATGGATCCTTGATGACCCTGTGGCACAAAATATTATACACACCAAGAAATTAGTGATGGAGCTTTGATTGTGTATCCTTAATAAATACCCTCCACTAGTTTTGCAATTTTTACTCTTAAAATCTGCCCTATTTAAGATTCATTAAACAACATACTGAAACAGGCAATAAACAAATCATATCTGAGTTTTGTTTTCTATCTCAAGAACCTTTGAGTTAGAGAACAAAACTCAGTGTTGTCTTTCATTGAAACcatttattatttgtaataattGTAAGAAAAATGGCATCCAATGGGACAACAGAGAAAAAGGCTGGCAAATATGCATCCTTCTTCTCCGGCACACAAGACAAATGTGGAGTTTGCAAGAAAACTGCATACCCATTAGAGAAGGTCAGCTACTATTTCCAATTCTGCCTTGTTTTGTATCTTATTCAACGTGATACGATTTTGAATAATGTTTAATTAACAGGTGACAATGGAAGGAGAAATCTACCATAAAAACTGCTTTAGGTGTTCACATGGTGGTTGTGTGCTTACAACATCTTCATTTGCTGCATTAGATGGTATCCTCTATTGTAAGATCCACTTTGCTCAATTGTTCAAAGAGAAAGGTAGCTATGCACATGTTACCAAGGCAACTGCCATGAAGAAAACCTCATCAGAAGCCAAGACAGAAGATGATCCAACACCAGGGGCTGAAGCTGAAGCTGAAGCTGAATAAGATGATTCTTACAATAGGGATTTGAATTAGGTGTTTTCTTTTTACGGGTTAAGCTACATtccattacttttttttttctatcacCATTCATAAGTATGACTTATTGAAAAGTAATGAAAGGGATCTTAACTTCTGTTTATTTTCACTCTAGTTCTTCCCATTCTTCTACTTTGCAAGCATTTTTTAAACCTACTTTAATGTAGTGATTGGGAGATGGAGGGTTTTGATAaatggaaatatattttgatttttttacttcatatgaattttgaaaataatattactcaaagaaatattatttttggtatttacatacatataaatttgtatttttatataaaattttgtatagaGTGGTAATTAAAGGATTAAGACTTTTGTTACTTCCATCTTACGTTCAATACGGTTCAAATCGTATTATTCCAATTCCTTACCTTAATATTGTATCAAAAGATAATACATTATgttaaccttaaaaataattatattttattttattttattacttagaccggcaaatttaa includes the following:
- the LOC105789903 gene encoding LIM domain-containing protein PLIM2c yields the protein MASNGTTEKKAGKYASFFSGTQDKCGVCKKTAYPLEKVTMEGEIYHKNCFRCSHGGCVLTTSSFAALDGILYCKIHFAQLFKEKGSYAHVTKATAMKKTSSEAKTEDDPTPGAEAEAEAE